The Hydrogenobacter thermophilus TK-6 genome window below encodes:
- a CDS encoding efflux RND transporter periplasmic adaptor subunit, translating to MSLLRLSSILLCFSLAFAKEIKVYAIVEGQVKKVYVKEGDKVKVGNVLVEIDPTLYITRRESLSAELESQKLNLEKVERDFKRYEELFNRDLLSKSEYEDWKNRYERERSRYISLQAQVERINKLIEYCTLRAPTNGVIRKVLIREGSFVNGTMIPQTLLIMEER from the coding sequence ATGAGTTTATTAAGACTCAGTAGTATCCTTCTGTGTTTTTCTTTAGCCTTTGCTAAGGAGATAAAGGTCTATGCTATAGTGGAGGGTCAGGTAAAGAAGGTTTATGTAAAGGAGGGTGATAAGGTCAAAGTAGGCAATGTTTTAGTAGAAATTGATCCTACACTTTACATTACCAGAAGGGAGAGCCTCAGTGCCGAGCTTGAAAGTCAGAAGCTAAATCTGGAGAAGGTGGAGAGAGATTTCAAAAGGTACGAGGAGCTTTTTAACAGAGACCTTCTTTCAAAGAGTGAGTATGAAGACTGGAAAAACAGATACGAAAGGGAAAGGTCCAGGTATATATCTCTTCAGGCACAGGTGGAGAGAATTAACAAGCTCATAGAATACTGCACCTTAAGAGCACCTACCAACGGTGTGATAAGGAAGGTGCTAATCAGAGAGGGCAGTTTTGTAAATGGTACCATGATACCACAAACTCTCCTGATCATGGAGGAGAGATAA
- the pdxA gene encoding 4-hydroxythreonine-4-phosphate dehydrogenase PdxA, producing the protein MMLKIGITIGDPAGVGPELVVKLLDHLNPKNAYIIYGERKIIERAMRLLGKEHTLRDIYVIDEVKAPGTYIADLDISETDRPIPSLTSGKVAVAYLGRAVVDAAYSHIHGLLTMPINKFWAKMAGFSYEGQTEFLAQACNVKDYAMLMYSEKMKVVLLSTHVPLRDAIEKVKAQNIKSKVEFVVREFKRLFGYEPSVGVLGLNPHAGEMGQMGREDMEEILPAVEELKAKGIKVDGPLSPDSAFLKTDAFDVFLCMYHDQGLIPFKLLAFREGVNLTLGIPFVRTSPDHGTAYDIAWKGIADISSSLHALRLCEELATKRA; encoded by the coding sequence ATGATGCTAAAAATTGGTATAACCATAGGCGATCCTGCCGGCGTGGGTCCCGAGCTAGTGGTAAAACTCTTGGATCACTTAAACCCCAAAAATGCATACATAATATACGGGGAAAGGAAGATAATAGAGCGTGCCATGAGGCTTTTGGGCAAAGAGCATACGCTCAGAGATATATATGTTATAGATGAGGTGAAAGCTCCCGGCACTTACATAGCTGACTTGGACATATCAGAAACGGATAGACCAATACCTTCGCTAACTTCGGGTAAGGTTGCGGTTGCTTACTTAGGAAGAGCTGTGGTGGATGCTGCTTACAGTCATATACATGGACTCTTGACTATGCCCATAAATAAGTTTTGGGCCAAGATGGCGGGTTTCTCTTACGAAGGACAGACAGAGTTTTTGGCACAAGCCTGTAATGTAAAAGATTACGCTATGCTCATGTATTCAGAAAAGATGAAGGTAGTGCTTCTATCTACGCATGTTCCACTCAGAGATGCCATAGAGAAGGTAAAGGCTCAAAACATAAAGAGTAAGGTGGAGTTTGTAGTAAGAGAGTTTAAAAGACTCTTTGGATACGAACCATCTGTGGGAGTTCTTGGGCTTAATCCTCATGCTGGAGAGATGGGACAGATGGGAAGGGAAGATATGGAGGAGATACTCCCTGCGGTAGAAGAGCTAAAAGCCAAAGGCATAAAGGTTGATGGACCCCTCTCGCCAGATAGTGCTTTTTTGAAAACAGATGCCTTTGATGTTTTCCTCTGTATGTATCATGACCAGGGGCTTATACCTTTTAAACTGCTTGCCTTTAGAGAGGGTGTAAACCTCACTCTTGGCATACCATTTGTGAGAACTTCTCCAGACCACGGAACAGCCTACGACATAGCCTGGAAAGGTATAGCAGACATTTCCTCATCTTTGCACGCCCTTAGGTTGTGTGAAGAGCTAGCTACAAAGCGAGCTTGA
- a CDS encoding rhomboid family intramembrane serine protease, translating into MIPIKDINRSRSFPIVNTFLILLCAAVWLHQVGLDEYQENIFIYKYGLVPADVFQRPYTLLTHMFLHGSWLHIIGNMWFLWIFGDNVEDRLGRLRYLLFYIISGLGAALLQTFVSFVLGGEDVPMVGASGAISGVLGAYLWLFPHARILALVPIFFFLTFMEVPALLFIGLWILIQVINGILTLPFAQAGGVAWFAHIGGFAVGYILVKVFYTKRW; encoded by the coding sequence ATGATCCCTATAAAGGATATCAACAGGAGCAGGAGCTTTCCTATAGTCAACACTTTCCTGATACTTCTCTGCGCTGCAGTTTGGCTGCATCAGGTAGGTTTAGATGAGTACCAAGAAAACATCTTTATTTACAAGTACGGGCTTGTGCCTGCGGATGTTTTTCAAAGACCTTACACGCTTTTGACCCACATGTTTTTGCACGGGAGCTGGCTTCACATAATAGGCAATATGTGGTTTCTCTGGATCTTTGGTGATAATGTGGAAGACAGGTTGGGAAGGCTGAGGTATCTTCTCTTTTACATAATCTCAGGTTTGGGTGCTGCTCTTTTGCAGACCTTTGTTAGCTTTGTCTTGGGTGGAGAAGATGTACCCATGGTGGGGGCAAGCGGTGCCATAAGCGGGGTTCTTGGTGCTTATCTTTGGCTTTTCCCCCATGCGAGGATTCTTGCTTTAGTTCCCATATTCTTCTTTTTGACCTTTATGGAGGTACCTGCCCTACTCTTTATAGGATTGTGGATACTTATTCAGGTGATAAACGGTATTCTCACACTGCCTTTTGCGCAGGCTGGAGGTGTGGCATGGTTTGCTCACATTGGCGGATTTGCGGTAGGATACATTTTGGTTAAAGTTTTTTACACTAAAAGGTGGTAA
- a CDS encoding GTP-binding protein has protein sequence MKPIKKIKIVVAGPFAAGKTQFINTVSEIKTVSTERRTRAVGERNVKDYTTVAMDFGKIRIDEEHELYLFGTPGQSRFDFMWDILGEGALGIIILVDSTDPSTFHEARKIINFFQSRFPVPMVVGANKQDLPNAWSPEDVRVALDIDEEEGIPVLPVSAIDKNNVKNVLLTLLNIIREELLS, from the coding sequence ATGAAGCCCATAAAGAAGATTAAGATAGTTGTAGCAGGACCCTTTGCGGCAGGAAAGACACAGTTTATAAATACAGTAAGCGAGATAAAAACGGTAAGCACAGAAAGAAGGACAAGGGCGGTAGGAGAAAGGAATGTAAAGGACTATACAACTGTTGCCATGGACTTTGGAAAGATAAGGATAGATGAAGAGCATGAGCTGTACCTGTTTGGCACACCTGGACAGTCAAGGTTTGACTTTATGTGGGACATACTCGGCGAGGGAGCCTTGGGTATCATCATTCTGGTGGACAGCACAGACCCATCCACCTTTCACGAAGCTAGGAAGATAATAAACTTTTTCCAGTCCAGGTTTCCGGTGCCTATGGTGGTCGGTGCCAATAAACAGGACCTTCCCAACGCATGGTCTCCAGAAGATGTGAGGGTAGCTCTTGACATAGATGAAGAGGAAGGTATTCCAGTGCTTCCCGTTTCGGCAATTGATAAAAATAATGTAAAAAATGTTTTACTCACCCTTTTAAACATAATAAGGGAGGAGCTTCTCAGTTAA
- a CDS encoding TolC family protein — translation MMYLLVILIFSFALGQEVIRLTPQKAYELAWENNAELRKLRYDIESANFQLEEAKNYFLPYVMLGGGLVYNSKTEEWEKPFGVSFISLLYEYKKTSSRIRSAELSSEIKKEALRQLERDIKVRILELFAQANLYKKLTEVKREEMAIAYVRFDRAQQRKELGLATNLEVYQLESIYREKRKDLLQAQYEYNRALLEIKKLVGMDMDTLIDVQDIDLKPQVGDIDREKLLAYILKNNPILKIKKKQVETYDELIRQAENILTPRMQIRGEVGNTIRIGIPQTRAYNQTGWRAGIEIFVPLFDASSLYRIGSLKAQKRMAQVDLEDTLNELKLLSNSAEYRYLYLLAQWDSAVSKNRYAEENLMLRRSEYELELAFDLGYAMAEKSETERQLMQAKYDLLLFLARLYALAGLDPYLIFEKSDEFIKTQ, via the coding sequence ATGATGTACCTTCTTGTCATACTTATTTTTTCCTTTGCCCTTGGACAAGAGGTTATAAGGCTTACGCCACAGAAAGCTTATGAGCTTGCTTGGGAAAACAATGCGGAACTTAGGAAGCTCAGGTATGACATAGAATCTGCCAACTTTCAGCTGGAGGAGGCAAAAAACTACTTCCTGCCCTATGTAATGCTGGGTGGGGGACTTGTCTACAACTCAAAGACTGAGGAGTGGGAAAAGCCTTTTGGTGTTAGCTTTATAAGCCTTCTTTACGAATACAAAAAAACCTCCTCCAGGATAAGGAGTGCGGAGTTAAGTTCAGAGATAAAGAAAGAAGCTTTGAGGCAGCTGGAAAGGGACATAAAAGTGAGGATTCTTGAGCTTTTCGCTCAGGCAAACCTTTATAAGAAACTTACCGAAGTCAAGAGGGAGGAGATGGCTATAGCTTATGTGAGGTTTGACAGAGCCCAGCAAAGAAAAGAGCTTGGACTTGCTACCAACTTGGAGGTTTACCAGCTGGAGAGCATTTACAGAGAAAAGAGGAAAGACCTTCTGCAGGCGCAGTATGAGTATAACAGAGCACTTCTTGAGATTAAAAAGCTCGTAGGGATGGACATGGATACACTCATAGATGTTCAGGATATAGACCTCAAGCCTCAGGTAGGTGATATAGACAGGGAAAAGCTCTTGGCATACATTCTTAAAAACAACCCCATATTGAAGATAAAGAAAAAGCAGGTAGAGACTTACGACGAGCTCATAAGGCAGGCTGAGAACATTTTAACACCGAGGATGCAGATAAGGGGAGAGGTGGGAAACACAATAAGGATTGGAATACCTCAAACGAGAGCATACAACCAAACTGGCTGGAGGGCGGGTATAGAGATCTTTGTACCTCTTTTTGATGCCTCATCTCTCTACAGGATCGGAAGTCTAAAAGCTCAAAAGAGAATGGCTCAGGTGGACCTTGAAGACACATTAAACGAACTTAAGCTCCTGTCTAATTCCGCAGAGTACAGATACCTGTACTTACTGGCTCAATGGGATTCTGCAGTGTCAAAAAACAGGTATGCGGAAGAAAATTTAATGTTAAGGAGGTCTGAGTATGAGCTGGAGCTCGCCTTTGACCTTGGCTACGCTATGGCGGAAAAGTCCGAAACAGAGAGACAGCTCATGCAAGCTAAATATGACTTGCTACTCTTTCTTGCAAGGCTTTATGCGCTTGCAGGTCTTGATCCTTACCTTATCTTTGAAAAGAGTGATGAGTTTATTAAGACTCAGTAG
- a CDS encoding DUF4388 domain-containing protein: MALTGDLSTFSFVDIFQILAKDRRSGILLVEWQDMTVAYYVKEGEVVFARPVDRVFRVYAERDFDNLIDKLRISKESLPKTVERFLISKLGSKEGVFSFTPGFIRYNSDMPFYYPIEKLIMIAARTLTPEEVERKISDEMLTFERAHDYVEKIRKAELTREEERILMLVDGERSVADIRRESGLDNLTVDRTLYGLLALGVLRRKKREKRHKPSITLELLAKIIERIKEL; this comes from the coding sequence ATGGCACTAACGGGGGATTTAAGCACTTTTAGTTTTGTGGACATCTTTCAGATCCTTGCAAAGGACAGAAGGAGTGGCATACTGTTAGTTGAGTGGCAGGATATGACGGTGGCGTACTATGTAAAAGAGGGAGAGGTGGTTTTTGCAAGACCTGTTGACAGGGTTTTCAGAGTTTATGCGGAGAGAGATTTTGATAACCTTATAGATAAGCTTAGGATATCAAAAGAGAGCCTGCCAAAGACGGTGGAGAGGTTTTTGATTAGTAAGCTGGGTAGTAAAGAGGGCGTATTTTCCTTCACACCTGGCTTTATAAGGTATAACTCGGACATGCCCTTTTATTATCCCATAGAGAAGCTCATAATGATAGCAGCAAGAACGCTTACCCCAGAGGAAGTAGAGAGGAAGATATCTGACGAAATGCTGACCTTTGAAAGGGCTCATGACTATGTAGAAAAGATAAGGAAAGCCGAGCTAACCAGAGAAGAGGAGAGGATCCTCATGCTTGTTGATGGTGAAAGGAGCGTTGCGGACATAAGGCGCGAATCTGGGCTTGATAACCTGACTGTGGATAGAACGCTGTACGGACTTTTGGCACTGGGCGTCCTTAGGAGAAAGAAGAGGGAGAAAAGGCACAAGCCTTCCATAACTCTTGAACTGCTTGCTAAAATCATAGAGAGAATAAAGGAGCTATGA
- the rplM gene encoding 50S ribosomal protein L13 — translation MKTYRVRPEDVVRNWWIVDAEGKTLGRLASQIAKILRGKHKPYYQPDVDCGDFVVVLNAGKVKVTGKKLEQKVYASHTNYPGGIKERTLKWMLENKPEEVIRLAVKRMLPKNRLGHRMLKRLKVYSGSEHPHQAQKPQTLEVKA, via the coding sequence ATGAAGACATACAGGGTAAGACCTGAGGATGTTGTAAGGAATTGGTGGATAGTAGATGCAGAAGGTAAAACATTGGGAAGACTTGCCTCACAAATAGCAAAGATACTGAGAGGAAAGCACAAGCCTTATTACCAACCTGATGTGGATTGTGGAGACTTCGTGGTGGTGCTAAACGCTGGGAAGGTAAAGGTTACAGGTAAAAAGTTAGAGCAGAAAGTGTACGCCTCTCACACCAACTATCCCGGTGGTATAAAGGAGAGAACACTCAAATGGATGCTGGAAAACAAACCTGAGGAGGTTATAAGATTAGCGGTCAAAAGAATGCTTCCCAAAAACAGACTTGGACATAGAATGCTCAAAAGATTGAAGGTTTACTCAGGTTCTGAACACCCCCATCAGGCGCAAAAACCACAAACCTTGGAGGTAAAGGCATGA
- a CDS encoding thioredoxin family protein — MRKLLMLIFILPFVAFSAVGIPFLKPSLLNLKDDLEDAKRDGKYLFIMFHQEGCPFCDKMRKVTFQDKAVQEYFSKHFYMVEIDIRGANEVVDVDGKKMTERQFAHKYGVRLTPVFMFFDQKGNVVAKVPGYIEPKDFLLIGRYMVEGHYRDTNLVKFIKENKK; from the coding sequence ATGCGTAAACTTCTGATGCTCATCTTCATATTACCTTTCGTAGCTTTTTCCGCAGTGGGTATACCCTTTTTAAAACCTTCCTTGCTGAACCTTAAGGATGACCTTGAAGATGCCAAAAGGGATGGAAAGTATCTTTTCATAATGTTCCATCAGGAAGGCTGTCCCTTCTGTGACAAGATGAGGAAGGTGACCTTTCAGGACAAAGCTGTTCAGGAATACTTTAGTAAGCACTTTTACATGGTGGAGATAGACATAAGAGGTGCAAATGAGGTTGTGGATGTTGATGGCAAGAAAATGACAGAAAGGCAATTTGCCCATAAGTATGGTGTGAGACTTACGCCTGTTTTTATGTTTTTTGACCAAAAGGGCAATGTGGTGGCAAAGGTGCCGGGATACATAGAACCTAAGGACTTTTTATTAATAGGAAGGTACATGGTGGAGGGACATTACAGGGATACCAATCTGGTCAAGTTCATCAAAGAAAATAAAAAATGA
- the argC gene encoding N-acetyl-gamma-glutamyl-phosphate reductase — protein sequence MEQALRVCIYGATGYTGIELLRILAHHHYVRIVSAVSRTYAGKHISDLLPYFSNSYLSKVPLSEEPQEDFDLAFLCLPHETSLELTPTLLEKGKSVIDLSGAYRISRGELYPEFYGFEHTHKELLNFAVYGLPEIFRNSIKGARLVANPGCYPTVALLSLYPFLREGVDFDSIIVDAISGVSGAGRKTTQHFHYPEMEQNIMAYSVQKHRHTPEMEDVIKRLSRRDIKVRFTPKVVPASRGMLSTVYIPTQEKRIRDLFYETYKEEKFVKVVQEPPMTKHVIGTNMCLIYPYYDERTDTAVVISAIDNLGKGASSQAVQNMNIMMGIDESAGIENLPLFP from the coding sequence ATGGAGCAAGCGTTAAGGGTATGCATATACGGTGCTACCGGCTACACAGGCATAGAGCTTCTTAGGATCTTAGCTCATCATCATTATGTAAGGATAGTTTCCGCAGTGTCAAGAACTTATGCGGGTAAACACATTTCCGACTTACTACCATACTTTTCCAATTCTTATCTCTCAAAAGTACCACTTTCGGAAGAACCGCAGGAGGATTTTGATTTAGCTTTTCTGTGCCTTCCTCACGAAACATCGTTGGAGCTTACACCCACACTACTTGAAAAGGGTAAGTCCGTTATAGACCTCTCGGGAGCTTACAGAATAAGCAGAGGGGAGCTTTATCCTGAGTTTTATGGCTTTGAACACACCCACAAAGAACTTCTAAATTTTGCCGTTTATGGTCTTCCTGAGATATTTAGAAACAGTATAAAAGGCGCAAGGTTAGTGGCAAATCCCGGTTGCTACCCTACTGTCGCTCTTTTGAGTTTGTATCCTTTTCTAAGGGAGGGTGTAGATTTTGACAGCATCATTGTAGATGCCATATCAGGCGTGTCAGGAGCAGGCAGAAAAACTACGCAGCACTTTCACTATCCCGAGATGGAGCAAAACATCATGGCTTACTCGGTGCAAAAGCACAGACACACTCCTGAGATGGAGGATGTTATCAAAAGACTCTCAAGGAGGGATATAAAGGTGAGATTTACGCCCAAAGTGGTACCAGCTTCGCGCGGTATGCTCTCTACAGTATACATACCTACGCAAGAAAAACGCATAAGAGATCTATTTTATGAAACATATAAAGAAGAGAAATTTGTAAAGGTAGTGCAGGAACCACCTATGACCAAGCATGTTATAGGCACTAACATGTGTCTTATCTACCCTTACTACGACGAGAGGACAGATACAGCGGTTGTCATAAGTGCTATTGATAATCTTGGAAAGGGGGCATCTTCTCAGGCTGTCCAAAACATGAACATTATGATGGGAATTGACGAAAGCGCAGGTATAGAAAACCTCCCTCTGTTTCCTTAA
- a CDS encoding FAD/NAD(P)-binding protein, producing the protein MHTENPYLLREGRVKKVIREAEGVFTFYIETPIKAFPGQYNMLYAFGMGEAPITIAHAENGHLIHTVRAVGDVTKHIDTLKEGDILYYRGPYGNTWDIESAYGKHLLIVSGGLGLAATRWIYEKALKEASAFKKLVHLYGAKDYDSLIYRYLYQQWGMGENFLITLDKPDERWKGPKGLITELLKMVNVEPDTVVFMCGPDPMVKAFIAELEKRGVSVRNIYVSLERHMKCSVGTCGHCMIGPFFVCKDGPIFRYDRIREFFERKEV; encoded by the coding sequence ATGCACACAGAGAATCCTTACCTGCTCAGAGAAGGAAGGGTAAAAAAGGTGATCAGAGAAGCTGAGGGTGTCTTTACCTTTTATATAGAAACGCCCATTAAAGCTTTTCCGGGGCAGTATAACATGCTGTATGCCTTCGGTATGGGAGAGGCTCCCATAACCATTGCTCATGCAGAAAATGGTCATTTAATACACACAGTAAGAGCTGTGGGGGATGTTACTAAACACATAGATACGCTTAAGGAAGGTGATATCCTTTACTACCGTGGCCCTTACGGAAACACCTGGGACATTGAAAGTGCTTATGGAAAGCATCTTTTGATAGTTTCGGGAGGTTTGGGGCTTGCAGCTACCAGATGGATTTACGAGAAAGCTTTAAAAGAGGCGAGTGCCTTCAAGAAGCTGGTACACCTATACGGTGCCAAGGATTACGACAGCCTAATATATAGATACCTCTACCAGCAGTGGGGTATGGGAGAGAATTTCTTGATAACTCTTGACAAACCTGACGAAAGATGGAAGGGTCCTAAAGGCTTGATAACTGAGCTTCTGAAGATGGTTAATGTGGAGCCTGATACGGTTGTCTTTATGTGTGGTCCCGACCCTATGGTTAAAGCCTTTATTGCTGAGCTTGAAAAAAGAGGAGTATCTGTAAGAAACATCTATGTGTCCCTTGAGAGACACATGAAGTGCTCTGTAGGTACATGCGGACACTGTATGATAGGACCTTTTTTTGTGTGCAAAGATGGGCCTATCTTCAGATACGACAGAATAAGGGAGTTTTTTGAAAGGAAGGAGGTTTAA
- the rpsI gene encoding 30S ribosomal protein S9, with protein sequence MITKLKDFRIGFDNAYYGTGRRKESIARVWLLRNTDKMIVKVKDSGKEFLLKDYVQRSSLFNKILYPLKLTGLEGKFGIYATVEGGGISGQAEAIMYGIGKALLKYNPDLRPTLKKAGLLKRDAREKERKKYGLMKARKGYRWSKR encoded by the coding sequence ATGATAACCAAGCTTAAGGACTTTCGCATAGGTTTTGACAATGCTTATTACGGTACAGGTAGAAGGAAGGAGAGTATAGCAAGGGTTTGGCTTTTGAGAAATACCGATAAAATGATAGTCAAAGTGAAGGATAGCGGTAAGGAGTTTCTTTTGAAGGATTACGTGCAAAGAAGCAGTCTTTTTAACAAGATCCTTTATCCCCTCAAGTTAACAGGTCTTGAAGGTAAGTTTGGCATATATGCAACAGTGGAAGGGGGGGGTATATCAGGGCAGGCGGAAGCCATCATGTACGGAATAGGAAAAGCACTGCTCAAGTACAACCCAGACCTCAGACCAACCCTTAAAAAGGCAGGACTTCTCAAGAGGGATGCAAGAGAGAAGGAGAGGAAGAAGTACGGGCTTATGAAGGCAAGAAAAGGATACAGATGGAGCAAGCGTTAA
- a CDS encoding roadblock/LC7 domain-containing protein has product MDRYAQVLQELIKNTGLEGASLVSADGLPISSVLKPGLEEDRIAAMSAAILSLGERVAEELAKGGLEQITIKGDNGYVILTGVGHDAVMVVLADNNAKLGLLLMEIKKAQEKLKALI; this is encoded by the coding sequence ATGGACAGATACGCTCAGGTGCTTCAGGAGCTTATAAAGAACACAGGACTGGAAGGTGCATCCCTTGTCTCCGCTGACGGGCTTCCCATATCATCGGTGCTAAAGCCGGGGCTTGAAGAGGACAGGATAGCTGCTATGAGCGCTGCTATACTTTCCTTGGGTGAGAGGGTGGCTGAGGAGCTTGCAAAGGGAGGGCTTGAGCAGATAACCATAAAGGGGGATAATGGGTATGTGATACTGACAGGTGTAGGTCATGATGCTGTTATGGTGGTGCTTGCGGACAACAACGCCAAGTTGGGGCTTTTGCTTATGGAAATAAAGAAGGCTCAGGAAAAGCTAAAGGCGCTAATATAA
- a CDS encoding YbhB/YbcL family Raf kinase inhibitor-like protein has protein sequence MKVESPSFKNGEVIPQKYTCDGENVSPPIAWSGFPEGTKSFVLIVDDPDAPIGTFTHWVVYDIPANTVSLKENFPKSKQVDNIKQGINDFGRVGYGGPCPPPGHGYHRYFFKVYALNVESLGLPPGATKEQVESRMKSHILSEGQMMGRYRRD, from the coding sequence ATGAAAGTGGAGAGTCCTTCCTTCAAGAATGGTGAGGTAATACCCCAAAAGTACACGTGCGATGGAGAGAATGTCTCACCGCCAATAGCGTGGTCAGGTTTTCCAGAAGGAACCAAATCCTTTGTCCTCATAGTTGACGATCCAGATGCTCCCATAGGCACCTTTACTCACTGGGTAGTTTACGACATACCTGCAAATACCGTATCGTTAAAGGAGAACTTTCCAAAAAGTAAGCAGGTGGATAACATAAAGCAGGGAATAAACGACTTTGGAAGGGTAGGATACGGAGGACCTTGTCCACCGCCAGGGCATGGCTATCACAGATACTTTTTTAAGGTATATGCTCTCAATGTGGAAAGCCTTGGATTGCCACCCGGAGCTACCAAAGAGCAAGTAGAGAGCAGAATGAAGAGCCACATCCTTTCAGAAGGACAGATGATGGGAAGGTACAGAAGGGACTAA
- the lipA gene encoding lipoyl synthase, which translates to MDWLKVKAPQNQVIERTLRVIKKYSLNTVCEESLCPNISECFSEGTATFMLMGKVCTRACKYCHVATGRPQKPDASEPHRLYLAVKELALKHTVLTSVDRDDLKDYGSGHFKRCVEYIKFRMPEVTIEVLVPDFRGDVSAMKKLISSSPDIIAHNIETVERLFKQVRPQGDYRRSLNALKYYADNSNRPVKSGIMVGLGESLDEILKTFEDLRRAGVSRLVIGQYLSPSPRHYQVRKYYRPEEFERLRELALSFGFERVLSLPLARSSYHAQNLV; encoded by the coding sequence GTGGATTGGCTGAAGGTGAAGGCACCCCAGAACCAGGTGATTGAAAGAACACTCAGAGTGATTAAAAAGTATTCACTAAATACGGTATGTGAAGAATCTCTCTGCCCTAACATTTCCGAGTGTTTTTCTGAAGGGACTGCCACCTTTATGCTTATGGGAAAGGTCTGCACGAGAGCCTGCAAATACTGTCATGTTGCAACCGGCAGGCCGCAAAAACCCGATGCATCCGAACCTCATCGTCTTTATCTTGCTGTTAAAGAGCTTGCTCTAAAACATACTGTCCTAACATCTGTTGATAGAGATGATCTGAAAGATTACGGCTCGGGCCACTTTAAAAGATGCGTGGAATACATAAAGTTTAGGATGCCTGAAGTTACCATTGAGGTGCTTGTCCCAGACTTCAGAGGAGATGTCTCTGCCATGAAGAAACTCATTTCATCTTCACCTGATATAATAGCTCACAACATAGAAACAGTAGAAAGGCTTTTTAAACAGGTAAGACCTCAAGGCGATTACAGAAGAAGCCTTAATGCGCTCAAATACTATGCGGACAATTCAAACAGACCTGTAAAGTCCGGCATCATGGTAGGACTCGGAGAAAGTCTTGATGAGATACTTAAAACCTTTGAAGACTTAAGAAGAGCGGGAGTTAGCAGACTTGTTATAGGGCAGTATCTTAGTCCCTCACCAAGGCACTATCAAGTCAGAAAGTATTACAGACCGGAAGAGTTTGAAAGGCTCAGAGAGCTGGCACTCAGTTTTGGCTTTGAAAGAGTCCTATCCTTACCTCTTGCCAGATCCTCCTACCATGCACAGAACTTAGTTTAG